One genomic segment of Bacteroidales bacterium includes these proteins:
- a CDS encoding choice-of-anchor L domain-containing protein, with product MKNILFLLISVFIFNNSLFAQLTVSDGHTAQELADIFTGQSVNAQNCEIVQGESLQYGSFTFTGDGLDVSSGVILSTGNIFNAVGPNDNPATSTGFGGPGNILFDLLPINYGPNETFDAVLFQFDFQVLSDSIEFEYIFLSEEYNEILGDPEYNDAFAFFISGPGIDGEKNLAVVPGQTVPVTANTINNDSFWQFYQDNEDGNTNIEFDGFTTLMKAKTKGLIPCETYTLKLILADGGDDYTDSGVLLKENSLSQSVVTVSTETYSGNDIAIESCVNANFLFELDHPQTEDIEIDLTIKGTAVNGVDYEYIDPHVVIPAGQTTATLIVKAINDGLSEGQESIYMIYTPVPCQAPDTAKLFIDDYDQIIFTANGVDALCNGSANGEIDIDIQGGFTPYTFYVTDTLSLEQQIFTELPITGLDSGTYKLDVIDSYGCKAEDIVFGGEFNAGQTFLPDGTGVSYESVIEISGFQEGQLLETPDQIVNITAVLEHSYVNDLSVLIEAPNGSQVILKQFDTSGGGTCDLGEPVASGPIDTWNSSNITPGLGYEYTWNHNPVFETMNQELLSPDLPYHTYVSTWGNTLSDYYLPAGSYSSENPLGTFVGTELNGDWKIVVTDNMGLDNGYIFSWNISLSSDRPDSIVDISHPPIPIVSSVNTDPTCGESNGSIDISVSDGNPPFSYLWNTGATAQDLFDVSSGAYDVNITDYNSCVYNFLFNLSDAGGSLSLSADVFSETCPESSDGSIDLTADGTEPITYSWNTGSTNQDIDNLAPGNYTVNVSDGNNCNAVETYVVEEATEINITSEITDENCGDHEGSIDITVAGGIQPYIFLWSNGETTEDIDELAQGDYTVTITDLNGCTKEESFHITNYVGNCIVDCDLEITNADLTDESCGDGNGAIDLTIFTSFSPYNVSWNNGATTDNISSLSEGEYIITITDAEGCELVQIYNIENQSGDFVISDFTTTDETCGNGTGSIDITIYGGAGPYSYLWSNAATTEDILDLNAGEYTVTVTDANLCSVSEIITVNNNSGDLEQTWGNAVNEICGNSEGSIDILINGGSKPYNYNWSNGAVTEDLIGISAGTYNCIVTDNDGCSIATETYNIDNEPGTLNIDDIDVDNEICGNSLGEIEIVISGGTEPYIYNWSNGETTKDIFNLSAGTYSAIINDDNGCLVNTGELTIINESGTMELSDIIVTDEVCNNNSGEIDITISGGTEPYAYNWSNGNTAEDLTGLNEGNYSCQIIDDNGCLLDINTTVNNDQGTLAVDNLIVTDEDCGQSNGAVDLQISGGNAPVFYNWNNGADTQDLTSIPAGNYNCIITDNLGCSVNANADVVNNAGTLSLDAYALINETCGNSDGSIDITVSGDETPITFLWSNGATTEDISGIPAGEYSCTVTDDIGCSIIAGPYTINNFASTLSVDNIDVVNEVCEDGQGSIDLTVSGGTVPINYYWSTGATTEDISNLSAGIYTYTITDDEDCSVTGNVEIFNDAGTLSLDSYIKTDESCNANNGAIDITISGGIAPVSFLWNTGHTTEDIDNLNEGIYQVTITDNNNCQIVSDEFNVINTSGDIFIEYSEVTDENCGLSDGAIDITPANGVEPYSFAWSNGADTEDVENLSAENYSVMITDDMGCSHSESFTVENVTNGFEIADAVITNETCGTGNGSIDITVIGGTPSYNYSWSTGATTEDITDLSAGDYTCTVTDDVGCSLTETYEVINTTTGLEITLESIQNDYCNGHTGAINLNVHSGAEPYTFIWSNGATTEDITDLAAGTYAISVTDNSGCETSSEYQILNIINENLGITNIQVTDDVCNQGEGIIEFEPLVPRTYIYKLNDAGDTNNPLFENLMPDNYIISIHDGGCVAQENVTVGNEVSFTVNVVNVNPEFCGGSDGGINISVNPSNGNYSYEWSNGATTQDLNNIPAGTYICQITDDDEGCTDEITVDVPAEGWFETLTDITNEMCGQANGAIDLTVIPNDTYTYQWSNGATTQDIENLSAGDYSCVVTDDYGCEIIVEETIVNNTGTLNVTEYVHDDNCGVSSGYINLTITGAPNGYSVLWNTGATTDNIENLQAGDYSVTVTNDETGCEFYDEYTIETVGIYTMSAEITNSSCQTCNDGSIDLSVDPNTFIFDFSWSNSETTEDITNLLPDDYTVTVNNEYGCVYSEIYTVSYESGIDVRNQDLNVSIYPNPVENILYVKYEFSNNEDIHITIYNMLGKIISEDMIVDDKGIKQINTSNLGAGIYFVKINTSKASRTFKLYKNTK from the coding sequence ATGAAGAATATACTATTTTTATTAATAAGCGTATTTATTTTTAATAATTCATTATTCGCTCAATTAACTGTTTCTGACGGACATACGGCACAAGAACTTGCCGATATTTTTACGGGGCAAAGTGTTAATGCTCAAAATTGTGAGATTGTTCAAGGAGAAAGTTTACAATACGGGTCATTTACTTTTACCGGAGACGGACTTGATGTAAGTTCCGGGGTGATATTATCAACCGGAAATATTTTTAATGCAGTAGGCCCGAATGATAATCCTGCAACTTCAACGGGTTTTGGCGGTCCCGGTAATATTTTGTTTGATCTTCTTCCGATAAATTACGGACCAAATGAAACTTTTGATGCTGTTTTATTTCAATTCGACTTTCAAGTATTATCTGATTCTATCGAATTTGAATATATTTTTTTATCGGAAGAATATAATGAAATTCTGGGAGACCCGGAATATAATGATGCTTTTGCATTTTTTATCAGCGGACCCGGAATTGACGGTGAAAAGAACTTAGCAGTTGTTCCCGGACAAACAGTTCCGGTTACTGCAAATACAATTAATAATGATTCTTTTTGGCAATTTTATCAAGATAATGAAGATGGTAATACCAATATTGAATTTGATGGTTTTACGACTTTAATGAAGGCAAAAACAAAAGGTTTGATACCTTGTGAAACATATACATTGAAATTAATATTAGCAGACGGAGGTGATGATTATACCGATTCAGGAGTTTTGCTGAAGGAAAATTCACTTTCTCAATCTGTTGTTACAGTTAGTACAGAAACATACAGCGGAAATGATATTGCAATAGAAAGTTGTGTAAATGCAAATTTTTTGTTTGAATTAGATCATCCTCAAACGGAAGATATTGAGATAGATTTAACTATTAAAGGTACTGCAGTTAACGGTGTTGATTACGAATATATTGATCCGCATGTTGTTATTCCTGCAGGGCAAACAACAGCTACTTTAATTGTTAAAGCCATAAATGACGGTTTGTCGGAAGGACAAGAATCAATTTATATGATTTATACACCTGTTCCTTGCCAAGCTCCTGATACTGCAAAATTATTTATTGATGACTATGATCAAATTATCTTCACAGCAAATGGTGTGGATGCATTATGTAACGGATCAGCTAACGGAGAAATTGATATTGACATACAAGGCGGATTTACACCTTATACTTTTTATGTTACTGATACTCTTTCATTAGAACAACAAATTTTTACGGAATTACCAATAACAGGTTTAGATTCCGGAACTTATAAATTAGATGTTATTGACAGTTACGGATGCAAAGCGGAAGATATTGTATTTGGAGGAGAATTTAATGCAGGACAAACATTTTTACCCGACGGAACCGGTGTATCTTATGAAAGCGTAATTGAAATTTCAGGTTTTCAAGAAGGGCAACTTTTAGAAACTCCTGATCAAATTGTTAATATCACAGCAGTATTAGAACATTCTTATGTAAATGATTTATCTGTTTTAATAGAAGCACCTAACGGCTCTCAAGTTATATTAAAACAATTTGATACAAGCGGAGGAGGTACGTGTGACCTTGGAGAACCGGTTGCATCAGGCCCCATTGATACTTGGAACTCTTCTAATATTACTCCCGGTCTGGGGTATGAATATACATGGAATCATAATCCTGTTTTCGAAACGATGAATCAAGAGTTATTATCACCCGATTTGCCTTATCATACTTATGTTTCAACTTGGGGAAATACATTATCTGATTATTATTTGCCGGCAGGTTCTTACTCTTCCGAAAATCCATTGGGAACATTTGTAGGAACTGAACTTAACGGTGATTGGAAAATTGTCGTTACTGATAACATGGGATTAGATAACGGCTATATTTTCAGTTGGAATATCAGTTTAAGTTCTGACAGACCTGACTCTATTGTTGATATCAGTCATCCGCCTATACCAATTGTAAGTTCTGTAAACACAGATCCGACATGCGGAGAAAGTAACGGAAGTATTGATATTTCTGTCAGCGACGGGAATCCTCCTTTTTCATATCTTTGGAATACCGGAGCAACTGCACAAGATTTATTTGATGTTTCGAGTGGTGCTTATGATGTTAATATTACTGATTATAATTCTTGTGTATATAATTTCTTATTTAATTTATCAGATGCAGGTGGCTCATTATCATTAAGTGCCGATGTTTTCAGCGAAACTTGTCCCGAATCATCGGACGGCAGTATTGATCTGACTGCTGACGGTACAGAACCTATTACATATTCTTGGAATACAGGCTCAACAAATCAAGACATTGATAATTTGGCACCCGGAAATTATACAGTAAATGTTTCTGACGGAAACAACTGTAATGCTGTAGAAACCTATGTTGTTGAAGAGGCAACCGAAATTAATATAACATCAGAAATTACTGATGAAAATTGCGGTGATCACGAAGGAAGTATTGATATAACTGTTGCAGGAGGAATTCAGCCATACATTTTTTTATGGTCAAACGGTGAAACTACTGAAGATATTGACGAATTGGCACAAGGAGATTATACTGTAACAATTACAGACCTAAACGGATGTACAAAAGAAGAAAGTTTTCATATAACAAATTATGTAGGTAATTGTATTGTTGATTGTGATTTAGAAATTACAAATGCTGATTTAACAGATGAAAGTTGCGGAGACGGTAACGGAGCAATTGATTTAACAATTTTCACGTCTTTCTCTCCTTACAATGTATCATGGAATAACGGTGCAACAACCGATAATATCAGTTCTTTATCGGAAGGTGAATATATAATAACAATAACTGATGCTGAAGGATGCGAATTAGTTCAAATCTATAATATTGAAAATCAAAGCGGAGATTTTGTAATATCAGATTTTACAACCACAGATGAAACATGCGGTAACGGAACCGGGAGTATTGATATTACAATATACGGAGGTGCCGGACCCTATTCTTACTTATGGTCAAACGCTGCAACTACAGAAGATATTTTAGATTTAAATGCCGGAGAATATACAGTTACTGTTACTGATGCAAATTTATGTTCTGTATCCGAAATAATTACTGTTAATAACAATTCAGGAGATTTAGAACAAACTTGGGGAAATGCAGTAAATGAAATTTGCGGAAACAGTGAAGGTTCAATTGATATTTTAATAAACGGCGGTTCAAAACCTTATAACTATAATTGGTCAAATGGTGCAGTAACTGAAGATTTAATCGGTATCAGTGCAGGAACATATAATTGTATCGTAACAGATAATGACGGATGTTCAATAGCAACAGAAACTTATAATATTGACAACGAGCCCGGAACATTAAACATTGATGATATTGATGTGGATAATGAAATTTGCGGAAACAGTCTCGGAGAAATTGAGATTGTGATTTCAGGCGGTACAGAGCCATATATTTATAATTGGTCAAACGGGGAAACAACTAAAGATATTTTTAATCTTTCTGCCGGCACTTATTCAGCAATAATAAACGATGATAACGGCTGTTTGGTAAACACGGGAGAATTAACAATTATTAATGAATCCGGAACAATGGAATTATCTGATATTATTGTAACAGATGAAGTTTGTAATAATAATTCCGGAGAAATTGATATAACAATTTCAGGCGGTACTGAACCATACGCATATAATTGGAGTAACGGAAATACTGCAGAGGATTTAACAGGTTTAAATGAAGGAAATTATTCATGTCAAATTATTGATGATAACGGATGTCTTTTAGATATTAATACTACCGTAAATAATGATCAAGGAACATTAGCTGTTGACAATTTAATTGTAACTGATGAAGATTGCGGTCAATCAAACGGTGCTGTTGATTTACAGATATCAGGAGGTAATGCTCCGGTATTTTATAATTGGAATAACGGTGCTGATACTCAAGATTTAACTTCAATACCGGCAGGTAATTACAATTGTATAATTACAGATAATCTCGGATGTTCGGTTAATGCAAATGCAGATGTTGTTAATAATGCAGGAACACTTTCTTTGGATGCTTATGCTCTGATAAATGAAACATGCGGAAACTCTGACGGTTCAATAGATATTACAGTATCGGGAGATGAAACTCCAATAACTTTCTTATGGAGCAACGGAGCAACAACAGAAGATATTTCCGGAATTCCGGCAGGAGAATATTCTTGTACTGTTACAGATGATATTGGTTGCAGTATAATTGCCGGTCCCTATACAATTAATAATTTTGCAAGTACACTTTCTGTTGATAATATTGATGTTGTTAATGAAGTTTGTGAAGACGGTCAAGGCAGTATTGATTTAACTGTTTCAGGGGGAACTGTACCAATAAATTATTATTGGAGTACCGGTGCAACAACAGAAGATATTTCAAATTTATCTGCCGGAATATATACTTACACTATTACTGATGATGAAGATTGTTCAGTAACCGGAAATGTTGAAATATTTAACGATGCCGGGACATTAAGTCTGGATTCTTATATAAAAACAGATGAAAGTTGCAATGCAAACAACGGAGCAATTGACATTACTATTTCCGGAGGTATTGCACCTGTTAGTTTTCTTTGGAATACAGGTCATACAACAGAAGATATAGATAATTTGAATGAAGGTATATATCAAGTTACAATTACTGATAATAACAATTGTCAAATAGTATCTGATGAATTTAATGTGATTAATACAAGCGGAGATATTTTTATTGAATATTCAGAAGTAACGGATGAGAATTGCGGTTTATCAGACGGAGCAATAGATATAACACCTGCAAATGGTGTTGAACCATATAGTTTTGCTTGGAGTAACGGTGCAGATACAGAAGATGTTGAGAACTTATCAGCCGAGAATTATTCTGTTATGATAACAGATGATATGGGATGTTCACATTCAGAATCATTTACAGTTGAAAACGTAACAAACGGATTTGAAATAGCCGATGCTGTTATAACAAACGAAACATGCGGAACAGGCAACGGAAGTATTGATATTACTGTTATTGGCGGAACACCTTCATATAACTATTCATGGAGTACAGGAGCGACAACGGAAGATATTACTGATTTATCTGCCGGTGATTATACCTGTACAGTAACAGATGATGTCGGATGTTCTTTAACTGAAACTTATGAAGTTATAAATACAACAACCGGTTTAGAAATTACTTTAGAAAGTATTCAAAACGATTATTGTAACGGACACACCGGAGCAATTAACCTAAACGTTCACAGCGGTGCCGAACCATATACATTTATTTGGAGCAACGGAGCAACAACAGAAGATATTACCGATCTTGCGGCAGGAACATACGCAATCAGTGTTACTGATAATTCAGGTTGTGAAACTTCATCCGAATATCAAATTTTAAACATAATAAATGAAAATCTCGGGATAACAAATATACAAGTAACTGATGATGTTTGTAACCAAGGAGAAGGTATAATAGAATTTGAACCTTTAGTTCCCAGAACCTATATTTACAAATTAAATGATGCCGGAGATACTAATAATCCGTTATTTGAAAACTTAATGCCTGATAATTATATTATTTCTATACATGACGGCGGTTGTGTTGCTCAAGAAAATGTAACAGTAGGTAACGAAGTTTCTTTTACTGTAAATGTGGTAAATGTTAATCCTGAATTTTGCGGAGGATCAGACGGAGGAATAAATATATCCGTAAATCCGTCAAACGGAAATTATTCCTATGAATGGAGTAACGGTGCAACCACTCAAGATTTGAATAATATTCCTGCAGGAACATATATTTGCCAAATAACTGATGATGATGAAGGATGTACAGATGAAATAACAGTTGATGTTCCTGCTGAAGGATGGTTTGAAACTTTAACAGATATTACAAATGAAATGTGCGGACAGGCTAACGGAGCTATTGATTTAACAGTAATCCCGAATGATACATATACCTATCAATGGAGCAACGGAGCAACAACGCAGGATATTGAGAACCTTTCAGCAGGAGATTATTCTTGTGTTGTTACTGATGATTATGGTTGTGAAATAATTGTTGAAGAAACGATTGTAAATAATACAGGAACACTAAACGTTACAGAATATGTGCATGATGATAATTGCGGTGTATCAAGCGGTTATATTAATCTTACTATAACAGGTGCACCAAACGGTTACAGTGTTCTTTGGAATACCGGAGCAACAACCGATAATATTGAAAATTTACAGGCAGGAGATTATTCGGTTACAGTAACAAATGATGAAACCGGATGCGAATTTTATGATGAATACACAATTGAAACAGTAGGGATTTATACAATGTCAGCTGAAATAACAAACAGCTCTTGTCAAACTTGTAACGATGGTTCAATAGATCTTTCTGTCGATCCTAATACCTTTATTTTTGACTTTAGTTGGAGTAATTCAGAAACAACTGAAGATATTACTAATCTGTTGCCGGATGATTATACTGTAACAGTTAATAATGAATATGGTTGCGTATATTCAGAAATATACACAGTTAGTTATGAATCAGGTATTGATGTAAGAAATCAAGACTTAAATGTAAGTATTTATCCAAACCCTGTTGAAAATATTTTATATGTTAAATATGAATTTTCAAACAATGAAGATATTCATATAACAATTTACAATATGCTCGGAAAGATAATTTCGGAAGATATGATTGTAGATGATAAAGGAATAAAACAAATTAATACAAGTAATCTCGGAGCAGGTATTTATTTTGTAAAAATTAATACATCAAAAGCTTCCCGGACTTTCAAACTCTATAAAAACACCAAATAG
- a CDS encoding DUF4139 domain-containing protein gives MKKFMLILSAVLISRIFFGQDTLKVESKIEAVTVYKEGAQIKRSAEKTIQSGRTVIILEGLTSDLDKNTIKVSANDSVTVVSVMHRFNFLNKDQSNKQINRLNESLESLVDSTDLYKKYLIVLNDEKSLLQVNKKIGGTQTGVDIENLKATSEFYRKRMKEIELEILFNNNKVKAFNKEIIKISRQLNELNVKREYTTSDIVVVLSVKNKLKAEIKFEYFIKKAGWTPYYDIRVTDVNNPVKMIYKAKIYQNSDIDWKNIKLTLSTGDPSVSGFMPVLNPYILTQRNYSYGQRVNYDETFSGYIRGKITDDIGEPLPGVSVLVKGTTTGTMTLENGIFSIQAPYGSKLVFSYIGMETVEQEVIASEMNMCLFPSSEDIGEVVVTALGMSREEKALGYSVQTLTANELNGRTSGVYIRGSSSSRFESKKHSYYDDNFKSDKKNVIPLNMKKNETNREFIINIPYTIRSDNKEYDVTMTEFKLKSEYVHTTIPKLSEKVYLTALITDWQDFGMLNGSANVFFKETYTGKTFLDLGTMTDTLNLSLGVDNDVIVKRDQIKDFTKSRYLGSVRKESRAWKISVKNMKKYPVILIVEDQLPIPGNNKIKVDKIEISNAEENEDSGELKWKLSLKPAETQELLLKYSVKFPNYLRITVD, from the coding sequence ATGAAGAAATTTATGTTAATCTTATCGGCAGTATTAATCAGCCGAATTTTTTTCGGCCAAGACACTCTGAAAGTTGAATCAAAAATTGAAGCAGTTACAGTCTACAAAGAAGGAGCACAGATTAAGCGAAGTGCCGAGAAAACTATTCAATCGGGCAGAACTGTAATTATTTTGGAAGGACTGACTTCCGATTTAGATAAAAATACAATAAAAGTTTCGGCTAATGATTCAGTAACAGTTGTTTCAGTTATGCACCGATTCAATTTTCTGAATAAAGATCAATCAAACAAGCAAATTAACCGGTTAAACGAAAGCTTGGAAAGTCTTGTTGACAGTACGGATTTATATAAAAAATATTTGATTGTATTGAATGATGAAAAATCTTTATTGCAAGTCAATAAAAAGATAGGAGGAACACAAACCGGTGTTGATATTGAAAACCTGAAAGCAACTTCTGAATTTTATCGTAAAAGAATGAAAGAGATTGAATTAGAAATCCTTTTCAATAATAATAAAGTTAAAGCTTTTAATAAGGAAATTATCAAAATTTCAAGGCAATTAAATGAACTGAATGTGAAAAGAGAATACACCACAAGTGATATTGTTGTCGTACTTTCAGTTAAAAATAAATTAAAAGCTGAAATAAAATTTGAATACTTTATTAAAAAAGCCGGATGGACACCTTATTACGATATCAGAGTAACGGATGTAAATAATCCCGTAAAAATGATTTATAAAGCAAAGATTTATCAAAATTCAGATATTGATTGGAAGAATATTAAGCTGACTTTATCGACCGGAGATCCTTCTGTAAGCGGATTTATGCCGGTATTGAATCCGTATATACTTACACAAAGAAATTATTCATACGGGCAAAGAGTAAATTATGATGAAACTTTTTCCGGCTATATAAGAGGAAAAATTACGGATGATATCGGAGAACCTTTACCCGGAGTTTCGGTATTAGTGAAAGGAACTACAACAGGGACTATGACTTTAGAAAACGGAATTTTTTCAATTCAAGCACCATACGGTTCAAAATTGGTTTTCTCATATATTGGAATGGAAACTGTTGAACAAGAAGTAATTGCCTCGGAAATGAATATGTGTTTGTTTCCTTCAAGTGAAGATATCGGAGAAGTAGTTGTTACAGCATTAGGAATGTCTCGTGAAGAAAAGGCTTTAGGATATTCAGTGCAAACTTTAACAGCAAATGAACTGAATGGACGTACGAGCGGTGTATATATCAGAGGTAGTTCAAGTTCAAGATTTGAAAGCAAAAAACATTCTTATTACGATGATAATTTTAAATCCGACAAAAAAAATGTCATCCCTTTAAATATGAAAAAGAACGAAACAAATCGTGAATTTATAATAAATATTCCATACACTATTCGATCAGATAATAAAGAATATGATGTAACAATGACAGAATTTAAACTTAAATCCGAATATGTTCATACTACCATACCAAAATTATCTGAAAAAGTTTATCTGACAGCATTAATTACAGATTGGCAAGATTTTGGAATGTTGAACGGCTCTGCAAATGTTTTCTTTAAAGAAACATATACCGGAAAAACATTTTTGGATTTAGGAACAATGACAGATACTTTGAATCTTTCTTTAGGTGTTGATAATGATGTAATTGTAAAAAGAGATCAAATTAAGGATTTTACGAAGTCAAGATATTTAGGTTCAGTGCGAAAAGAGAGCAGAGCTTGGAAAATTAGTGTAAAAAACATGAAAAAGTATCCTGTTATACTCATTGTGGAAGACCAATTGCCGATACCGGGAAATAATAAAATCAAAGTAGATAAAATTGAAATTTCCAATGCTGAAGAAAATGAAGACAGCGGTGAATTAAAATGGAAATTGTCTCTAAAACCTGCAGAAACACAAGAACTATTATTGAAATACAGCGTAAAATTTCCGAACTATTTAAGAATAACAGTAGATTAG
- a CDS encoding inorganic diphosphatase produces MNRYINLFFSLSLSLIVSSCESSKTNSNENSNNISSEIENKSANLLTDYIPLHADGDVNAVIEIPTGTLEKWEFNKSNGQIEWEAVNNVPRIVNYLGYPGNYGMIPRTLLSKEHGGDGDPLDIIVLGPGEERGSIIKCKIIGVLYLMDREEQDDKLIAISINSPLYETNSIDELNEKYIGISEILKLWFTNYKGPGIITTKGFGNKNNALDILKIAINEYELSNTKHN; encoded by the coding sequence ATGAACAGATACATTAATTTATTCTTTAGCCTTTCACTATCATTAATTGTAAGCTCATGTGAAAGCTCTAAAACGAACTCAAATGAAAACAGCAATAACATTTCTTCAGAAATTGAAAATAAAAGTGCTAATTTATTAACAGATTATATTCCTCTCCATGCAGATGGAGATGTAAATGCAGTAATTGAAATTCCTACAGGAACATTGGAAAAATGGGAATTTAATAAATCAAATGGGCAAATTGAATGGGAGGCAGTTAATAATGTGCCAAGAATTGTAAATTATTTAGGTTATCCGGGGAATTATGGAATGATACCAAGAACATTGCTTTCAAAAGAACACGGAGGAGATGGTGATCCGCTCGACATTATCGTTCTTGGTCCTGGGGAAGAAAGAGGTAGTATTATAAAGTGTAAGATCATAGGTGTCCTATACTTGATGGACAGAGAAGAGCAAGATGACAAATTAATTGCAATATCCATTAATTCGCCTCTATATGAAACTAACAGTATTGATGAATTAAATGAGAAATATATTGGCATATCGGAAATATTAAAGTTGTGGTTTACAAATTATAAAGGTCCCGGAATAATCACAACTAAAGGATTCGGAAATAAAAATAATGCATTAGATATACTGAAAATTGCAATAAACGAATATGAATTGAGTAATACTAAACACAATTGA
- the ftcD gene encoding glutamate formimidoyltransferase: MKQLIECVPNFSEGNDMNKIKEITDVIEAVEGVKLLDVDPGKATNRTVVTFVGTPDEVIEAAFQSIKKASEIIDMSKHHGEHPRFGATDVCPLVPISNISMEETVKYAHKLAERAGKELGIPIYCYEFAAKEEKRKNLAYCRAGEYEGLKEKFVNPKMKPDFGPAEFNSFVQKSGATAISARNFLVAYNVNLNTTSTRRANAIAFDVRENGRAKKENGKIVKDKNGVTVRIPGTLKKVKAIGWFIEEYGVAQISMNLTDITVTSVHKAYEEVKKSAESRGIRITGSELVGLIPLQSLLDAGKYFLKMQERSEGIADSEILKVAVKSLGLDELKPFIPEERIIEYLLEDKSAKPLINMTLKDFADLTGSEFPAPGGGSISAYMGALGAALGTMVANLSAHKRGWDDKWEEYSDWAAKGAEYYKALVNMVDEDTNAFNKIMEAFRLAKGSDEEKAARHQAIQDATKNAINVPFKIMELAYSSMEVMKAMADIGLQASVSDAGVGALAARAAVYGAFMNVKINMGDLEDKVFAAEMLKKGNEILEKATALEKEIVGMVEEKIS, from the coding sequence ATGAAACAATTAATAGAATGTGTCCCGAATTTCAGTGAAGGGAACGATATGAATAAAATCAAAGAAATAACGGATGTAATTGAAGCCGTTGAAGGTGTTAAACTTCTTGATGTTGATCCGGGGAAAGCAACAAACAGAACCGTTGTAACTTTCGTGGGAACACCTGACGAAGTTATTGAAGCAGCATTTCAGTCAATAAAAAAAGCATCTGAAATAATAGACATGAGCAAGCATCACGGAGAACATCCGCGTTTCGGTGCTACTGACGTGTGTCCTTTGGTACCTATATCAAACATCAGCATGGAAGAAACTGTTAAGTATGCTCACAAATTGGCTGAAAGAGCAGGCAAAGAACTCGGTATTCCGATTTATTGCTATGAATTTGCGGCAAAGGAAGAAAAAAGAAAAAATTTGGCTTATTGCAGAGCAGGTGAATATGAAGGTCTTAAAGAAAAATTCGTAAATCCAAAAATGAAACCTGATTTCGGTCCTGCCGAATTTAATTCATTTGTGCAAAAAAGCGGAGCAACCGCAATAAGTGCTCGGAACTTTTTGGTAGCATACAATGTAAACCTGAATACAACTTCTACAAGACGTGCAAATGCGATTGCTTTTGATGTGCGTGAAAACGGAAGAGCAAAAAAAGAAAACGGTAAAATCGTAAAAGATAAAAACGGTGTTACCGTAAGAATTCCCGGAACATTGAAAAAGGTTAAAGCCATCGGATGGTTTATTGAGGAATACGGTGTAGCACAAATTTCAATGAACTTAACTGATATTACCGTAACATCCGTCCATAAAGCATATGAAGAAGTTAAGAAAAGTGCAGAAAGCAGAGGTATTCGCATAACAGGCTCTGAATTAGTAGGTTTAATACCTTTGCAATCTCTGTTAGATGCAGGCAAATATTTTCTTAAAATGCAAGAACGTTCTGAAGGTATTGCCGATTCGGAAATTCTTAAAGTTGCAGTTAAATCACTCGGTTTGGATGAGCTTAAACCTTTTATTCCTGAAGAACGTATTATTGAGTATCTTTTGGAAGACAAAAGTGCAAAGCCGCTTATTAATATGACTTTGAAAGATTTTGCCGACTTAACAGGTTCTGAATTTCCTGCACCCGGCGGCGGTTCAATTTCTGCTTATATGGGTGCATTGGGTGCAGCATTGGGAACAATGGTTGCCAACTTATCTGCTCACAAACGCGGTTGGGATGATAAATGGGAAGAATATTCCGATTGGGCAGCAAAAGGTGCAGAATATTACAAAGCATTAGTAAATATGGTTGATGAAGATACTAATGCTTTTAATAAAATTATGGAAGCTTTCAGATTAGCTAAAGGAAGCGATGAAGAAAAAGCTGCAAGACATCAAGCTATTCAAGACGCTACAAAAAATGCAATTAATGTTCCTTTTAAAATTATGGAATTGGCATACAGCTCCATGGAAGTTATGAAAGCAATGGCAGACATTGGCTTACAAGCATCGGTAAGTGATGCCGGCGTAGGTGCATTAGCAGCAAGAGCAGCTGTTTACGGTGCATTTATGAATGTAAAAATCAATATGGGCGATTTGGAAGATAAAGTATTTGCTGCCGAAATGCTGAAAAAAGGCAATGAAATTCTTGAAAAAGCAACTGCTTTAGAGAAAGAGATTGTTGGTATGGTTGAGGAGAAGATTTCATAG